The genomic segment TTGTTTAGTTTCCGTTATCAGTAGTAGTATTAGTAATTTTCTTTCTATCGTATTGTTCGATTCTGCTATTACCTGTTGTTTCTTTTGCTTCGTTAATCGTACTATTTGTGGTTGCTACTGTTCTTTTGTCCGGTGATTCTTGGTTAAGGTAGTCGAGCGTCGTTTAGTTTCCCTTATCAATAGTATTATTAGTAATTTTCTTTCTATCGTATTCTTCAATTCTACTGTTACCTGTTGTTTCTTTGCTTCGTTTCTCATACTATTTGTCGTCGCTACTGTTCTTTTGTCCCCTGATACTTGGTTAAGGTAGTCGAGTATTGTTTAGTTTCCGTTATCAGTAGTAGTGTTAGTAATTCTCCTGCTATCGTATTCTTCGATTCTGCTGTTACCTGTTGTTTCTTTTGCTTCGTTTATCGTACTATTTGTggtctaagttgctcggactctccaaaaatgagCCGCACCtttgtcggatcctccaaaataCACCActttttgaaggatctgacatgcacccgatgacatttttgaagagtctgagcaacatagttGAGtagagggtctatcggaaattaaacaacctctctactttcacaaggtaggggtaaaGCTGCGTACACATCACCTCTCCATAGACTCCACCTGTGAGATTACGCTTACGTTAAatcgaactttgataaatggtgcAGATAGAAAATGAATATGGACCAGTAGAATGGGAAATTGGTGCTCCTGGTAAAGCTTATACAAAATGGGCAGCACAAATGGCTGTGGGTTTGAAAACTGATGTCCCATGGATCATGTGTAAACAAGAGGATGCTCCTGATCCCGTCGTAAgcaattcaacatctactatatatacgtaaaaagataattttgacgTTGTACATCGCTCTCGAGAACTCATATTTTCTTGATTCTGCTACAGATTGATACGTGCAATGGGTTCTACTGCGAAGGGTTCCGTCCTAATAAGCCTTACAAACCGAAAATGTGGACAGAAGTTTGGACTGGATGGTAGGTGTTCCAAGAATACAGATATATGACTATAACAGCTTATGTCGAGTATCCGTTTAAGTATACTCTACTGTTGCTCAGGTTTACAAAATTTGGCGGTCCAATTCCTCAACGGCCAGCTGAAGATATCGCGTTTTCAGTTGCAAGGTTTGTTCAGAACAACGGTTCATACTTCAATTACTACATGGTAAGTTGAGTTGACCTCTTATTTCGTCTTAAAAGTTTTTCTCGTTACATAGCTATTTATTGTATTGATACTGTCGTTGATTCAGTATCACGGGGGAACAAATTTTGGCCGGACATCTTCAGGGCTTTTCATCGCGACTAGCTATGATTATGATGCTCCTATCGATGAGTATGGTATGAAAAAGAACTAGAAATCTTTGTTCTTTCAAAGTTTCCTTCAACTCTTCGTGCTTGTCTTTACGGTGTGTTTTATGGTGTAAAAGGGCTTCTGAATGAACCAAAGTACGGGCACCTGAGAGAGTTGCATAAGGCGATCAAGCAATGTGAACCGGCTTTAGTTTCATCGTATCCCACGGTGACTAGTCTTGGTAGTAATCAAGAGGTTAGTCCGATACAGATCATTGTCGGTTTCTGTTTTCTTTCCTTGatccgagggtctatcggaaacagcctgtCTATctctgaggtaggggtaaggtctgcgtacgctctaccctccccagacttcaCTATGTGGGACTAAACTCGATATATTGTTGTAATCATCGTATTTTTGATCTAACGCGGTTTACATTTTTTATGACCAACACAGGCTCATGTCTATAGATCGAAATCTGGAGCTTGTGCTGCATTCCTGTCCAACTATGATGCTAAATATTCAGTTCGAGTCAGCTTTCAGAATTTGCCATACGATCTTCCTCCGTGGTCCATCAGCATTCTTCCCGACTGCAAAACTGTTGTTTATAACACGGCAAAGGTAAGAAAGCCGATCACCATTTCTCCTATTCAACTATATCTATACAGTCAGACTTCTCTATAACAGTCATCCTCTATCGCTATAATGGCCATGTCTTCTGTGGAACTGATCTTTCACGTTATGttatattatactatatattttCCATAATATCATTTCGCTACAACAGCCAACGAGTACCAAAACAAACGATATTGTAATGACTCTACAGGTTAGCTCCCAAGGCTCGAGCATAAAGATGACGCCTGCAGGTGGTGGATTGTCTTGGCAGTCATACAATGAAGACACGCCGACTGCTGATGACAGCGATACACTTAGAGCTAACGGACTATGGGAACAGAGAAACGTCACCAGAGATTCATCGGACTATCTGTGGTACATGACAGAGTGAGTAGTACCGTACATTTTCATACTCTTTTCAACTGACTACATCTGGTTTCCGCGGATAACATTTTCGTTACTTCCTCCAGCATAAACATAGCATCAAACGAAGGATTTCTAAAGAGCGGAAAGGATCCTTATCTCACGGTTATGTCGGCTGGTCATGTGTTGCATGTTTTCGTCAATGGAAAACTTGCAGGTAGCGGAAAAAACACTCTATTCGGGACTATGACAACACGATTTTACCTAACAAACTACGTTTTCTTAGTCTAAGTATCATCGAATTTTGGTAGGAACTGTATACGGGGCATTGGATAATCCGAAACTTACATACAGCGGCAATGTGAAGCTAAATGCCGGTATAAACAAGATTTCTCTTCTCAGTGTTTCCGTTGGTCTCCCGGTTAGTTTTCTACTTCCTGTTTCAGCAATCCGTAGCAGTGGTGACTGAACCTTTATCGTAAAGATTCATGTAACTTAACGGTTCTAAAATACATTTCAGAACGTTGGCGTACATTATGATACGTGGAATGCAGGAGTTCTAGGTCCAGTCACGTTGAGCGGTCTCAATGAGGGGTCACGAGACTTGGCGAAACAGAAATGGTCCTATAAGGTTTGTTCATATAACCATTTGAACGATATGTAGAGCGCGTTGATGCTTGAATAATCGATGATTTGGTTGTTCATAGGTTGGTCTAAAAGGCGAATCGCTAAGTCTTCACACGTTAAGTGGTAGTTCTTCTGTCGAATGGGTTCAAGGTTCACTGGTGGCTCGAACACAACCCCTGACATGGTACAAGGTACTTTCCAGGACGCTTATAACGTCAACTACTACATATAGACGTGTTTCTATCGATCTTAAGATGTTGCATAACATGTCGTGGCGCGACAGCGCGTAGATAATAGACTTAATACCTTTTGCAGGCAACATTTAGCGCGCCTGGAGGAAATGAACCGCTAGCTTTAGACATGGCGAGTATGGGGAAAGGTCAGATATGGATCAATGGTGAAGGCGTAGGTCGCCATTGGCCTGGATACGCAGCACAAGGCGACTGCAGCAAATGCAGTTACGCTGGAACATTCAACGAGAAGAAATGTCAGACTAACTGCGGACAGCCTTCTCAGAGATGGTAAGCGGTATCCATACTTCCTACAACACTTGGCGAAGTTAGTACTAGATCAACTTTTCGTGGAGAATTTCACGCGACAACTCAATCGTTATGTTCCATACTCAAGACTTTGCGTAACTGGTGATTTCAGGTATCATGTCCCGCGATCGTGGCTGAAAACAAGTGGAAACTTGTTGGTAGTATTTGAAGAATGGGGTGGTGATCCAACAGGAATTTCTTTAGTAAGAAGATCAAGATAAAGAGCTTCAAAAGGTATGTGTGCAATTCACGCcttagagtaactggtaaagttgctgacATGtaattcaagccttggaaacagcctctgacagaaatgcaaggtaagactgcgtacaatacacccttatggtgggaCCCTTCAGTAGACCCCACGCGTACcgggagttttagtgcaccgggttgtccttttttatcattattttcgaaaatgtttttcaaacagacttattttcttcaaatttaaagaaaatgacttccctGCATAAAATAAGGCAACATTCCGAGACCTGGACCTGGAATTCGGGACCTGACTTGACTCTCGAGACCCGACTCCTGACTCTGATCCTAACCTCAACCCTATCGGGAGTCGGGTCCAGGATCAGGGTGGGGTTCCAAATTCCAGGTCGGGATCGAGAGTCTGGTCTCAAGTCGAATCCAGTGTCATGGTATTTATCCATATTATACCTAAATGTTCTTGAGACGGTATATTTTTCTTACTGACCAAACACGAGAAAATAAGTACGAAAAAATCACTTAATATTTTCtgggaaaacattttccttcacaCCAAACACAcctatatatgtattactttttgttttctttattgaccctttttttttaacttaagtTCACACTTAGATTTGCATTTTACGCTTCAAGCCTAGATAGTCCTGAAGCGCTTTTTAACGCTTTTCGCGTTTGACAACACTAGTCCTGATTCAAAAATTTGTTTTTTTATGTCGCGTCTAAAATCATAAATtctgtgtgtatgtatgtatatatatatatatatattcatattaatTGTTACCATTGTTTTACTTATACTTGTTATTTTCTACTATGGCAGTAAAAATGCATACAAGAAGCTAACAATGGAGGGTATATTTGCAAATTGCagatgaataaatcatttgaagtacataaataattgataaaaggtatataaaaaatacatcatGTAGCTTGGAATCTCCAGAAATGTTACAGCACCCGTGTTTTGGATTCTCCGAAAATACCTTACTTTAAAGAGAGTCTGACACGTACGTATTGACATTTTCAAAGACTCCGAGCAATTCTATGTAAACTTtggtttatgagatttatatagAAATCTACTAATTGTACAGCTTCTAAATACTATTATTAGCCAATATGATATTGAAATTTAGAAATACAAATAATTTCATGTAACTATGTAAAATTTGTGGATTACATggttgtgaaataataataataatacaagttATATTAAGGAAGCaagtgtttttgtttttatttgtgaTAAAGAGGTTTCGAGTTCGAGTTCTGGATATGAATTTGTCTTTAATAGAGAGTGTTTTACAACCTGCAGTGAGATTTTTCGAcgcaaattatttttattagttatatcaaaaatcatttattatatacattaattaGTATAATATTGTAGACAAATTAATATTAACGATGAAAACAGATTCcattttgagagaattaaaaaagTACTATCTTGATCAATCATGTTCTCGAGTTGTATGAGGAGAAAGTTTCCTATATGTTTCGGAgtggtgggtgggtgggtgggggttGTTCATCTATATCTATCCTAATGAGCCATCTATCGAATCGCTGCAATTGAGTTGAGCCCCAAAGCGAGTAGGGGACACCggctaaaaaaataatatattgtgctaaaatatttgttgtaattACATCTCCATATATACCATTTTATATTCGATATTTATGCTAATGGGAAATAGCAGATACTTTGTTGAATTAATTTAGGTGCATATACGTTGGTTCTGCCATcacaattataaaagaaaatgaaataataacGACTAACAATTTGCTTAATCGACATTTAGTTTTCCGTCCCTAAGTTAATCAACTAGTAGGTATCAGAGTAATATAATCAAATTTAGCTTTGATAATTAGTCAAATTGACTCCATAGAAAAGCGAAATATGACAGCTATTTTGAAATAAGAGTACAAAAGAATTTCATTATATATTGCCACTTAGAAAAGAAAATTCATTATTAACTTCccaattaaatagaaaataatacttACCATATTGGCATGAAATTATATTActatgaaaataaagaatactaacCATTTTCTTACCaaagctaaaaaataaattattgctgaaatttaatttatcaccataagtatttcaataattttctcaCCAAATTCGGAGGCTTAAATTATAactaaaattagatattttaaaaagattttgattcatcttggagatatttttattttaatcattttttttttgccaaagTTGAATACTACTTATCCCATAATTATGGTTAGAAAATCTAATTCATAGATTATTTCAATCCAATcctttaaatattaaatttcatttttggtTTCTCAATTTAGTCCTTGAAATATTTGACTAATCATATTTAATCTTCAATTAATCGTAATgtgtattttggtccttttacttGTCAATATTCCAAAATTTACTTCCTTCTTCCCAATTTACGTGGCACTTTCGTGTTTCGAGATCCAAACTATATAAACTTTTAATCAACATTTCATAATGCGAAAAATTGCAACTTATAATACTTTTCgtatagtttttaaatatctaaaatattaattttataacatgaaccctaattcaatttattttcaagGATTGTTCAATTCAATTCACGAGAAATGAAACgtgacacataaattgagacaaaaggaCCAATTGTTCCACCACTTAATTATTTACGTGTTATGTTAAGCTTGTAACGTTCCTTCATATTTGGCGGTAACATAGTTCTTGATATcgtccaaaaataacatatattttaaattaacgaAAGGTTAAAAGCGATCGAGTCATACTTTACAAGGATCAAAACCAGAATTTACCAATAACTCCGctactaaatttataaattttaattaactaAAGGCTAAAAGCGATCGATTCATATTTTACGAGGATCACAATCAGAATTTACCAATAACTCCGctactaaatttataaattttaattaactaAAGGTTAAAAGCGATCGAGTCATACGTTACAAGGATTAAAATCAGAATTTACCAATAACTCAGCcactaaatttataaattatgtaACAAAGTACTATGATACACTCCCCCTATATATTTGCTTGCTGTTCTAGTAATAGTTCATACCTAAGTTGCATAGACTCTTCATTTTTTTATGCAGCACCCGTATCGGATTCTTCAAAAACACACTAATTTTGgcgaatccgacacgcacccatCGACATTTTTGACGAGTCCGAGCAACATTGGTTCATACAACAACAAATCTTTGtactttcacaatttttttttttttttttgtgtgtgtgtgtgagatcaTTCATTTGCctcaaaaatgttgtcacaaaaGCCCAAAATTGTTATAATTGGTGCAGGAATAGCTGGTTTAGCAGCAGCAAAAAAGCTATATACAACACAAAACTTCAATGAACTATTTGAACTTTGTGTTGTAGAAGGTGGAAATAGAATTGGTGGAAGAATTTTTACTAATGAATTTTGTGGTGATAAAGTTGAAATGGGTGCTAGTTGGATTCATGGAATTGATGGAAATCCAATATATAAAATTGCTAAAGATATCAATGCATTTGAAAATGATGAACCTTGGGATCCATTGGGAGGTAAAATGGAGAACAAAATGGTTATAACAGAAGATGGACATGAGGTAAATTCATCTATTGTTAATAACATATCAAGTTTTTTTAAGAATCTGTTGGATTTTGCATCTGGTGAAGGGGATTTTGGAGGTGGGATTGGTGgtaaaattgttgaaagattgagGATTGAAAATGGTGGCGGCATTGAGAAGGTTAGTATTGGTGCTTTTCTTAGAAAAGGGCTTGAGTTTTACTGGGGTTtaagaaaagatcaagaaaatgtTGAAAGCTTCAATCTTGACGATGGTGGTAGTGAAAAGGATCATGAGAATGGTGAAATCTTCAATCTTGACAATGGCGGTAGTGAAAAAGATCAAGAACATGTTAAAAGCTTCAATCTTGACGATGGTGGTAGTGAAAAAGATCATGAGAATGATGAAAGCTTCAATCTTGACGATGGTGGTAGTGAAAAGGATCACGAGAATGTTGAAAGCTTCAATCTTAACGATGGTGGTagtgaaaaaattcaagaaaatgttGAAAGCTTCAATCTTGACGATGGTGGTAGTGAAAAAGATCACGAGAATGATGAAAGCTTCAATCTTGACTATGGCGGTAGtgaaaaagatcaagaaaatgttgaagtttTTGAAAATTGGAGTAGAAAATCACTTGAAGAAGGTGTTTTCGCTATGTTTGAGAATATACATAGGCATTATTCGTCAGCTGGCGATTTAGGTACTTTGGATTTCAATGGACACAGTGAGTATATTGATTTTCCTGGAGATGACATAACAATAGCCAAAGGTTTTTCATCTGTGATTGAATCTTTGGGTTCTGTTTTACCATCTGGTTTGATCCAATTAGGCCGAAAAGTCACGAAAATTGAATGGCAATTGGAGAACAATGATGGTAATAAGCCAGTGAAGTTGCATTTCAGTGATGGATCAGTTATGTATGCTGATCATGTCATTGTTACCATCTCACTTGGAGTTTTGAAACAAGGAATTCGCGAGGACTCGAGTCTTTTTAGTCCTCCACTTCCTAGTTTCAAGACCGACGCAATTTCAAGACTTGGTTTTGGTGTTGTTGACAAGTTGTTCTTGCAACTTAGCCCAACTCATCATGAAAATGTTGGCTATGATGGGATGAAGTTCCCTAATATGATGATGGTTTTTCATCAGCCGGACGCGAAGTTGAACAACCCGAAAATCCCCTTCTGGATAAGGAGGACAACACTTGTACATCCAGTTTATCCAGAGTCAAGAGTTGTAATGTTGTTTTTTGCAGGTGAAGAAGCTCTAAAGGTTGAATCTCTTGATGATGAGGAGATCATCGAAGGGGTCTCGACAACAATGTCAGAGATTCTAGCAAACGCAAAGCATTTCAAGAACTCGAATGCTGCAGCTGAGAGTGAAAGTTTCATCAAGTTTACAAAGGTTTTGAAGTGCAAATGGGGTACTGATCCATTGTTTTTGGGATCATATACTCATATAGCTGTTGGATCAAGTGGAGATGATTTGGATTCTATGGCTGAACCATTGCCGGAGAAGAGCGGCGATGGTAGAAAGTCGACGAGTTGTCATCAACTTCAAGTCTTGTTTGCAGGTGAAGCAACAAGTAGAGCTCATTATTCAACAACTCATGGTGCTTATCTTACTGGTCTTAGAGAAGCTAATAGGCTTCTTGAACACTATCAATGTGTTGATGTCTGAAAAAAGATTGTTCTCTTTTTGATTGTTTTGTTATTATTGctagaaggggagccttggaagtaaccggtaaagttgcttTCATGTGATCAGGCGGTTacgggttcaagccgtggaaagagtctcttgcagaaatgcaagataaggctgcgtacaatataCCCTTATGGTTCGGCTCTTCCCCAGACCCCACACATAATGGGgcccttttttttgtttttttgttttgttattgctATTCATATTCATTTGGAATGTGATGTTTGTTATACAACTCTATGTATGATGGGAATTTGATAGAGTAAAGGGAGTTATAGAAGCTTTTCATTTTGTATTATTTCAAGTTTGCTTTTAATCTCTTTTTGTtttgagccgggagtctatcggaaacaacatcTCTGCCTCACCTACGAGGTAGTGGCACGAACGCATACATTCTACCCTCTCCAAACTCCACTTTGTGAGAATTtactgggtatattattattgctTTTAATCCCCTTCACTTTactaggtatattgttgttgcCTGGCGGAGTTTATTTAAGCTGAGGATCTATCGAGAATCTCTTTATCTCAACGAAATAGGGGTAAGATCGATCTGTGTACACTCCACACTTCCCAAAATCCACTCATGAAATTATACtaaatatattgttgtatattttggGGGAAACACAAAAATTTCCTAAATAGCCCATTTTCGCTCGTTACGATCTTTAATTATGTGGGGATCCTATTACTCCCCAATCATAActtacccagtgtaatcccacaagtctcgtttcgattttattttttttcacttcttaaattttattttaattaaggaACAAAAGAAGACAATGGTACTCAACACACTTATTTAAAGTACTAAATTTGTTTACACTACTTGCAAGATTTGTAGCATGTAGTAAAAACTAGCAGCATCATTTTATTGTATATCTATAGCAGCCAACTTATTAAGGATAAATTATATGTAATCATTCAATTAACAATGTATATCTATAGTCAGATCTCTCTATAACAATATTTCATTATAATGACAGACCAAGTGTTTCTCATTGACACTGGCGTTGCATGAGCCTGACCAGCCCAAAAAGGCACGGCGAGGTCCACGACAAGCACAACTATCATGTTATAGCAACTAAAGAGATATCCAGCCAAACGAAGTCGTTATAGAGAGGCATGACACCCGCAACAACAACCACCATTTCTCATTGACACCAGCGTTGCATGAACCTGACCAGCCCAAAAGGGTACGGCCAGGTCCAAGACGAGCACAACTGTAATGTTATAGCAACTAAAGAGTTATCCAGATAAAAGATGTCGTTATAGAGGGGCATGACACCCATAACAACAACGACCATTTCTCATTGACACCGACGTTGCATGAACCTAACCAGCCCAAAAGGGTACGGCCAGGTCCAAGATGAGCACAACTGTCATGTTATAGCAACTAAAGAGATATCCAGCCAAGTGATGTCGTTATAGAGAGGCATGACACCCGCAACAACAACGACCATTTCTCATTGACACCCGCGTCACATTTAGTTATAGCAACAACAGCCACCATTTCTCATTGACACCGGTGTTGCATGAACCTGACCAGCCCAAAAGGGTACGGCCAGGTCCAAGACGAGCACAACTGTCATGTTATAGCAACTAAAGAGATATCCAGCCAAACGAAGTCGTTATAGAGAGGCATGACACCCGCAACACGACGACCATTTCTCATTGACACCCGCGTCACATTTAGttatagcaacaacaacaaccattTCTCATTTGACACCGGCATTGCATGAACCTGACCAGCCCAAAAGGGTACGGCCAGGTCCAAGACGAGCACAACTGTCATGTTATAGCAACTAAAGAG from the Capsicum annuum cultivar UCD-10X-F1 chromosome 9, UCD10Xv1.1, whole genome shotgun sequence genome contains:
- the LOC107840963 gene encoding probable polyamine oxidase 5; this translates as MLSQKPKIVIIGAGIAGLAAAKKLYTTQNFNELFELCVVEGGNRIGGRIFTNEFCGDKVEMGASWIHGIDGNPIYKIAKDINAFENDEPWDPLGGKMENKMVITEDGHEVNSSIVNNISSFFKNLLDFASGEGDFGGGIGGKIVERLRIENGGGIEKVSIGAFLRKGLEFYWGLRKDQENVESFNLDDGGSEKDHENGEIFNLDNGGSEKDQEHVKSFNLDDGGSEKDHENDESFNLDDGGSEKDHENVESFNLNDGGSEKIQENVESFNLDDGGSEKDHENDESFNLDYGGSEKDQENVEVFENWSRKSLEEGVFAMFENIHRHYSSAGDLGTLDFNGHSEYIDFPGDDITIAKGFSSVIESLGSVLPSGLIQLGRKVTKIEWQLENNDGNKPVKLHFSDGSVMYADHVIVTISLGVLKQGIREDSSLFSPPLPSFKTDAISRLGFGVVDKLFLQLSPTHHENVGYDGMKFPNMMMVFHQPDAKLNNPKIPFWIRRTTLVHPVYPESRVVMLFFAGEEALKVESLDDEEIIEGVSTTMSEILANAKHFKNSNAAAESESFIKFTKVLKCKWGTDPLFLGSYTHIAVGSSGDDLDSMAEPLPEKSGDGRKSTSCHQLQVLFAGEATSRAHYSTTHGAYLTGLREANRLLEHYQCVDV
- the LOC107840962 gene encoding beta-galactosidase-like precursor (The RefSeq protein has 1 substitution and aligns at 93% coverage compared to this genomic sequence); this translates as MMKSNNVLLVVLVICSLDLLVKANVSYDDRAIVINGKRKILISGSIHYPRSTPQMWPDLIQKAKDGGLDVIETYVFWNGHEPSPGKYNFEGRYDLVKFIKLVQGAGLYVNLRIGPYICAEWNFGGLPVWLKYVSGMEFRTDNQPFKVAMQGFVQKIVSMMKSEKLFEPQGGPIIMAQIENEYGPVEWEIGAPGKAYTKWAAQMAVGLKTDVPWIMCKQEDAPDPVIDTCNGFYCEGFRPNKPYKPKMWTEVWTGWFTKFGGPIPQRPAEDIAFSVARFVQNNGSYFNYYMYHGGTNFGRTSSGLFIATSYDYDAPIDEYGLLNEPKYGHLRELHKAIKQCEPALVSSYPTVTSLGSNQEAHVYRSKSGACAAFLSNYDAKYSVRVSFQNLPYDLPPWSISILPDCKTVVYNTAKVSSQGSSIKMTPAGGGLSWQSYNEDTPTADDSDTLRANGLWEQRNVTRDSSDYLWYMTDINIASNEGFLKSGKDPYLTVMSAGHVLHVFVNGKLAGTVYGALDNPKLTYSGNVKLNAGINKISLLSVSVGLPNVGVHYDTWNAGVLGPVTLSGLNEGSRDLAKQKWSYKVGLKGESLSLHTLSGSSSVEWVQGSLVARTQPLTWYKATFSAPGGNEPLALDMASMGKGQIWINGEGVGRHWPGYAAQGDCSKCSYAGTFNEKKCQTNCGQPSQRWYHVPRSWLKTSGNLLVVFEEWGGDPTGISLVRRSR